DNA sequence from the Gordonia polyisoprenivorans genome:
CTGGATACATGGGACCCCTCTTCTCGGCGGTGAGATGGCAGATGCCGCGACGTGAGGTGAATACACTCACGCCGCGGCACGCATGGGTCACACCGGCACGGCGATCTGAGCGGTCGCGGCGGCGATGTGCTGCTCCGCTTCGGCGACCACGCGGGAGACGAGCTCCGCGCAGGTGGGGATGTCCTTGACCAGACCGACGGACATGCCGGCGGTCCAGATGCCGGCCTCGAGGTCGCCGGTTTCGTATACGGTGCGGCCGCGGGCGCCGGCGACGAGCTCGCGGACGTCCTCGAAGATGCCGCCCTGGTCGAGTATGCGGATGACGTCGGTGCTGACGGAGTTCCGGGCCACCCGCGCGGTGTTGTTGAGGGTGCGCAGGATGAGGTCGGTGTCGCGCTCGGTCAGGTCGACCATGGTCTGTTTGACGTTGTCGTGCAGCGGCGCCTCGACGGTGGCCATGAAGCGGGTGCCCATGTTGACGCCCTCGGCGCCGAGCATCAGGGAGGCGGCCAGGCCGCGGCCATCAGCGATGCCGCCCGACGCGATGATCGGGATGTCGAGGGCGGCGCGCGCGGCCGGGATCAGGACGAGGTTCGTGACGTCGTCCTCGCCGGGATGACCCGCGCACTCGAAGCCGTCGACGCTGACGGCGTCGACGCCGACCGCTTGAGCCTTGACGGCGTGCCGGACGCTGGTGCACTTGTGGATGATCTTGACGCCGTTGGCCTTGAAGAGCTCCATGAACGGAGCGGGGTTGGAGCCGGCCGTCTCGACGACCGTGACGCCGGAATCGACGATCTGCTTGGCGAACTCCATGTGGGGCATCGGGCGGATTGAGGGCAACACGGTCAGGTTGACCCCGAATGGCTTGTCGGTCATCGTCCGGCAGCGCTCGATCTCCGCACCGAGATCGGCCGGGGTCGGCTGGGTGAGCGCGGTGAGCATGCCGAGCGCGCCGGCGTTGGCGACACTTGCGACCAGTTCCGCGCGACCGATCCACTGCATGCCGCCCTGGACGATGGGATGTTCGATACCGAACGTCTGCGTGATGCGGTTGGAGAACATTGCTGATGACTTCCTTCTCGGTGCCTGGCGGCCCCTCGATGGGCTGGCGCAACTGCCACGGCTAAAGATAAACTATCTTACTAGTAATACGATATTAGATGAGGCCGGGAATGCGCCGCAAGGCGTTGGCTGCGAGGAGCGCGATGTCCAGGGTTACGGTATCGATCACCGACGGCGTGGCGGAGGTACGGCTCAACCGACCAGATCGCCGTAATGCCGTCGACGAGGGGATGTTCGTCGGGATCCTGGAGGCTGCCGCGCAGGTGCGACAGGATCCCTCGATCCGGGCGATCGTGCTCTCCGGCGAGGGCGCCGCCTTCTGTGGTGGGATGGACACGTCGAGTTTCGACCTGATGCGCGCCGATGGCCGGTCGGCCGAGTGGCGACCGGCGGACGCCGACGAGACGGCCGCCGAGATCATTGACGTGGACGGTCTCGCCCTCGGTCGCGGACAGCGGGCAGTGCTCGCGTGGACCACGATGCTCGTCCCGGTGATCGCGGCGGTACAGGGCGCGGCAGTGGGCCTCGGCCTGCAGCTCGCCCTCGGTGCCGACATCCGGATCGTGACGCCGGACGCGACCCTTGGAGCGTTCGAGATCCGCTGGGGTCTCGCGCCCGACAGCTGCGGGACGCAACTGCTCCCCGCGCTGGTCGGCTTCGACCACGCCATGGAGCTGTGTGCGACCGGCCGCCGCGTCAGCGGCGAGGAGGCGCTGTCGATCGGACTGGCCACCAGGCTCGCTGAGGATCCGCGCGCGGCGGCGCTGGAGCTGGCCCGGACGATCGCCGGGCGCAATCCCGAGGCGGTCGCGAGCATCGTCCGGCTGTTGCGTGCGGGTCGTCCCCAGCTCGACCAGGCGGCGCTCATCGCCGAACGCACCGAGATGTTCGCCAACATCGGCAGCGGCTACCAGCGCGAGGCCGTTGCCGCGGCCCGCGAGGGTCGCGACCCGGTGTTCGACTGAGCGGCGGAAGACATCGATGTGGATCACCGAAGAGATGCCGGTGTCGGAGGCGTCACTGCGAACACCGGCGGAGCTGGATCACCTCGTTGAGCACCTGCGGGAGTCCCCGGTCGAGTGCGGGCTCGGGCCGCAGCCGCAGCCGGTGGGGCCGGGCCACCTCACCGCGCACCTGCCGCTGAACGATCTCACCTGGTTGCCCGGCGGTCGCGTCAGTCCATTAGTCATGGCCACCGGGTCCCGAGATCGCCGCCCCGGTCGCGGTCGAGTCGGCGACGCTACGGTTCGACCGCGACCGGTGATCGTCGAGCCGGCGACGGACGACGTCGCACAGGCGCGGGTAATCCTCGACGAGGCGATGATCAACAACCGGGGCAGCGTGCACGGCGGCCTGCTCCTCGGGATCGCGATGCGCGTGCAGGACGCGTTCCTCGGCGACGGCGGCGGGCAGGGACTCACTCTCACCGCGCGGTTCCTGCGCCCGGCGGTACCGGACTTCGGGCATCTGGAGTGTCGCACCGGGTTCGTCAGACCAGGCAGTACTTTCCGGACCGTACGCGCGCAACTGCTGCGACCCGCCGGCGTCGTCGTCCCCGAGGCGACCGGCACCGGCGTGGTCCCGAGCCGGACGGAGCTGTGATGAGCGCCTGTTCGTACACGCCGGGCGGAGACCCGGCGACTGATCCGTGGTGGTACTTCCCCGCGGACGCGCGCAAGCGGTACGACCTGGAGTGTCGCAGCATCCCGAACGCACTGCGTCTCACCGCGCAGCGTCATCCGGACCTCGAGGCGATAGTGGGTGAGGACGGTCGGCGCACTTTTGCTGAACTCGAGCAGGACATGATCCACGCGGTCCGCGGCGTGATCGCTCTGGGCGTGCGGCCGGGCGATCGGATCGCGGTTTGGGCGCCGAATTGCGCGCGCTGGGTGACGGCGGCGCTCGGCATCCTGGGCGCGGGCGGTGTCCTTGTGCCGGTGAACACCCGCTTCAAGGGCGAGGAGGCGGCCTACGTCCTGCGCAAGAGCGGTGCCAGCGCGCTGTTCGTCGTGGCCGACTTCCTCGGCACCGACTACACCGCCATGCTCCAGGCGGCCGACCCCGAACTCGAGGTCCTGCGGCCGGCCCGCACGATCGTGATCGACGGCGAGGTCCGCCCGCAACAGCTTTCCTGGGAGCGTTTCCTGGATGACGGGTCGACCGTGAGCGAGGCGGACGCGCTTGCGGCCGTGGATGTGGTCACGCCGGACTCGCTCTCCGACATCATGTTCACTTCGGGCACGACCGGGCACCCCAAGGGTGTGCAGCTCACACACGGTCAGTCGCTGCGCGCACACGGTGGCTACTCCAAGTTGATGGGCTTCGAACCCGGCGACCGTTACCTGATCGTGCCGCCCTTCTTCCACACCTTCGGCTACAAGGCGGGCTGGATGGCCTGTCTCGTGCACGGCGTGACGATCATCCCGGCCCAGGTCTTCGACACCGATGGCGTCATGCAAGTCGTCGAGCGGGAGAGGGTCACGATCCTGTTCGGGCCGCCGACGATCTTCCAGTCGATCCTGGACTCGCCGAAGCGCTCCTCGTACGACCTGAGCAGCATCCGCAACGTGATGCTCTCTTCGACCGTGGTCCCGGCGGACCTGCTGGTCCGCACACAAGAGGAGCTGCGGCCCGAGCTCATTCATGGGGGGTACGGCCTCACCGAGGCGACCTCGCTCGTCAGTGCCGCGATCCCGGGTGCTGACAGCATCGAACAGATCGCCACCACCGTCGGCCGGCCGGCGCTCGACATCGAGGTCCGCATCGTCGACGACGAGGGTCGCGATGTCGCGACCGGGGAGCCCGGCGAGCTACTCGCGCGCGGTTACAACATCATGCGTGGCTATTGGGAAGAGCCCGAGCGCACGGCCGAGGCCATCGACTCCGACGGCTGGCTGCGCACCGGCGACATCGCGACGATGGACGAGCAGCGCTATATCCGGATCACCGACCGCAAGAAGGACATGATCCTGGTCGGCGGCTTCAATGTGTATCCGGCCGAGGTCGAGCGGATCCTGCGCAGGCATCCCGATGTCCAGGACATCGCAGTCGTGGCGGCACCCGACGCACGGTTGGGTGAGGTCGCGGTGGCCTTCGTGGTCCCGCGGCCAGGCACCGGGTTGACCGAGGCCGACTTCCTCGCCTGGTCCGCCGACCAGATCGCGAATTTCAAGCGCCCACGCCGCGCGATCCTGGTCGACGCGCTGCCCCGCAACGCGAGTATGAAGGTCTTGAAGAAGGAGCTTCGCGACCGCGCCCAGTGACCGGCGGACGCGGTCGCAGGGCAGCTCAGCCGCTTGGCGCCCTCATCTGAGGCACCGTGTCATTGCCGCCGTCGCGGTCGAGGTCCGCAACCACCACCGATGCTCCAGCCGGGCTGAAAGCGGCGGTCACGACAGCCGCCTCGCCGCCAACGCGCGACCTACAATCATGTGGTCACCCCGCTGGCGGCCCGTCCAGACCGGCGTCCCCTTCTCGAGGAGCGCGCGCCGGGCCTCGGCGGCGTCGTCGGATCCGTGGGCGAGGATCTGGGTCCGGTTCTCGATCTCGAGGGCGGCATCGAGGGACGGTGCATCGCGCCAACCCCTAGGAAGACGAGGTGCCGTCCTCGGACGCCGCGATCAGCGAGCGCAGGTATTTTGGCCACCCAGTTGCGCGGCCCCCAGGAGCGGTCGTCTCCGCCCCCGGAGGGTCTGATTGCCCATCGAACCGTGCCGGTGACCCGGCCCAGATGCTGGTAGTGCCTGTCAGCCTGACCCGGCAGGAAGATCAGGTCGATGTGGCGCTGGTCCGACCCCATCACGTTGTCGAGGCCGGTGGAGTCGACCTGAAGTGGAAGTGAGGGTCGATCGCCGCCTCTGCGGTCGGGGCGGTCACGAACGCCGCCTTCGGATCGGTGAGCATCCACAGGTCGTCAAACAGTGACAGAACGCCACGGTAGGTGACGCGGTGGAGCGGTACGGGTCGCCGATCTGCCACTCCTGGCCGTCGACGACCAGGCCGTTCTCGGCAACCGGGGAGAGGGAAAACGTGAACGCGCTGCAGCCATCGGGAAGAGAACGGCAGGACGAGACCTCGGCGTGACCTTCTTTGGGCCGCATCCTGATCCGGAGCCAGCCGCCGAGCCCATTCTTCGCGTCGTAGAAGTCGATGTAGTGGCTCTCGTTCCAGACCTTCTCTTCTCGGGACCGACCGCGTGGACGTAGTCGTCAACGGCGATGAGAATTCTCGGCGCTTGCGCTCATGCACCCATGCCCAGGCCGCCATCGGCCTGGAGTACGGCTCCGGTGACGTATCCGCCATCGGGGTGCAGCAGCATCGCCACGACGTGGGCGAGCTCCTCGGGCCGACCACGACGGCGGGCCGGGATCATCGCGGCGATCGCGTTTTGATCGGCATCGCTCATGCCGTTGGTCATGTCGGTCTCGTAGACACCGGGCACAACGCAGTTGACCGTGATGCCCTTGTGCGCCCCGGCGCGGGCCAGCGACCGGGTCAGGCCGATGAGGGCGGCCTTCGAGGCGCCGTACGCCGCCTCCTTGCCGTTCCCGCTGGTGGCCGTCACCGACCCGATGTTGACTACGCGCCCGTAGCCCTCGGTCTCCATCGCCGACCACAGCGCCTGGGTGAGAAGGAAGGCGGCCCTGACATTGACGTCGAGGATCTGGTCCCACATCTCGACGGAGGTGTCGACGACGCGCGCGTCGAGAAGTATCCCGTGGTTGTTGACCAAGTGCGACACCTGGCCGTGATGTTCGACGACTTCGGCCACGACGCGACCACAGGCCCCCGCGTCGCCCAGATCGGCGCGGTGGACCGAGACGTCGAGGCCCTCAGCCACCGCGGCGGCTGCGAAGGCTTCGGCGGCCGCGTCGTCGGATCGGTAGATCGCCGCGACGTGCCCGCCATCAAGCGCGAGCCGGCGCGTGATGGCGGCACCGATACCGCGGGTACCGCCGGTGACGATGGCGGTCGGCATGGATCAGTCCGCCGGCAGCGGGGCCGGGGCGCGGTGCGTCTCGGGGTCCCACGGGGAGAAGTCGGGCTCGCGCTTCTCCAGGAAGGAGTTGATGCCCTCGCGGAAGTCGGAGTGGCCGCGCAGCGTGTCGTACCACCAGCGGATCGCCATGACGCGGGCTTCCTCCTGGGTGCTGTCCAGCGCCTCGTACACCTGCTGCTTGATGATGCCCATCGCCACCGGCGAGGAGAGCTTCGCCAGGTTGCGGGCGAACTCGATGGTCTCGTCCATGAAGGTGTCCGCTTCGAAGACCCTGTCGACCAACCCGAGCCGGAGGGCCTCCTCGCCCCGGACGATGCGCGAGGTGAAGAGCAGGTCGAGCGCCTTCGACGGGCCCAGGACGCGAGGGAGGATCCAGGCCAGTCCGTGCTCGGCCATGATTCCCCGCTGGCTGAAAGAGGTGGTGATCTTGGCGCGGGTGGTGGTGAAGCGCAGGTCGCAGTTCATCGCCACGATCAGGCCGATGCCTGCGCAGGCGCCGTTGATCGCGGCGATGACCGGCTTGCGGATGTTGCGCGGGTAGGTGACAGGTACTCGCTTGTGCGGGTTGGTCGACGCGCCGCCCTCGTTGGCCTGGCTGGACAGGGTGTCCGAGTCCATGCCGGGGCAGAAGGTCTTGCCCCTACCGGTGACGATGATGACGCGCACCTCCGGGTCAGCTTCGCACTCGTCGAGCTTGCGGTAGTACTCGATCTCCATGGACACCGAGTAAGAGTTCGCGCGATCCGGGCGGTTGAAGGAGAGGACGGCGACGCCGTCCTTGACCTCGCGCAGGACAAGGGAGTCGGTGTCGATTGTGTCGGTCATGTGAGCCTCCGGATGGGGTCGGGTGGGATCGGATCGGGCAGTGGGGGAGCAGCTCAGCTGGGACGGGGTTCCTTCGGCAGGCCGAGCACGGCCTCGGAGAGGATGTTGCGCTGCACCTCGGAGGTGCCGGCGTAGATGGTGCCGGAGATGGCGGTCATCCAGGTGCCGACCCATGACGCCGCGGTGTTGGGCGCCGTCGGGTCATCGGCGCGGTAATGCCGGATGGGCCAGCGGCCGGTCGGCGCGAGCGCTTCGGCGCCGAGCAATGTCACCCCGAGATCGGTGGTCGTCTTGTGGTGCTCGCTCCAGTACAGCTTGGAGATCGAGGAGTCGCGGCCCGGGACCTCCCCTTTGAGCCAGCCGGTGAGCGTGCGCAGGCCGAGGTAGCGCATGATCTCGCCGCGGGTGTACGCCCGGGCGAGCTGGTCGCGCACGACGGGATCGTCCGAACGCCCGCGCTCCTGGGCGAGCTGGATCAGCCGATCGACCTCGGCTTTGAAGTAGATCGGGTTGGTCGCGGCCTCGTCGCCGCGCTCGAGGCCGAGCAGCGCCATCGCCGCACGCCAGCCCTCGCCGGGGCCGATCACGATGTTCTCGGCGGCCGTGCGGGCGCCGTCGAAGAAGACCTCGTTGAAGTTGTCACCGCCGGTCATCATCTTGATCGGGCGGATGTCGATGCCGGGCTGCTCGACGGGAACCAGCAGCATCGAGATGCCGTGATGTCGGGTGGAGCCCGGCTCGGTGCGGGCCAGCACGAACATCCAGTTCGCGGTGCGGGCGTCGGAGGTCCAGACCTTCTGGCCGTTGATCACCCATTCGGCGCCGTCGAGCCGGGCAGCAGTGCGCAGCCCGGCGAGGTCGGAGCCGGCTCCTGGCTCTGAGAAGCCCTGGCACCAACGATCCTCGCCGCTGACGATGCGCGGCAGGAAGTGACTCTTCTGCTCCTCCGTGCCGAAACGGAGTAGTAGGTTGCCGATCATCTTGATGCTGAAGTTGTCGTTCTTGCCGTTGAACGGCACCCCGGCACCGGCCAGCTCCTCGGAGAGGACGACCTGCTGCAGGCGGGAGAGACCGGCGCCGCCGTACTCGGTGGGCCAGCTGGGTGTGAGATAGCCGACCGACGCCAACCGGGTGCGCCACCACGCCGTGAACTCCTTCGCGGCGTCCTCGTCGAGCGCGCCTAACCCGGCCCAGCCGTCGGGCAGCTCTCGGCGGAGGAAGGCTCGGATCTCCTCGCGGAACTGGTCGGTCTCGGCGGGATAGGAGATGTCCATCGTGATCTTCCTGTTCAGGCCTTCGAACTCGCTCGGCGTCTGGTTGTTGACTCTAAGGGTGCTGACCCATTTATAGTTGTATCATCTAAACGTTAGGAGCGGCACTATGGATTTTGAACTCGCGCCCGAACATGCGGCGCTACAAGCGACGGCGCGGCAGTTCGTAGAACGGGAGTGTCCGCCTCGTCAGGCCAAGGAATGGGATGAGGCGAACGCCTACCCCGCTGAACTGTTCAAGGCGATGGCGAACGTCGGCTGGTTCGGCCTGGCCTTCCCCGAGGAGCTCGGCGGCGACGGCGGCGGCGCGATGGAGCTGGTGCTCATCGCCGAGCAGCTCGGTCGCGCAAGTCTCGACATCGCGATGTGCTATATCGGCACCCTGATCCCGGGGCTGACGGTGGCCAAGTGGGGCACCGACGAGCAGCGGGCGATGATCCGCGACCAGATGTTCACCGGCGAGTCGCGCCTCGCGGTCGCCATCTCCGAGCCCGACACCGGGTCGGACGCTGCGGCGTTGCGTTGCCGGGCCGTCGACACGGGCGACCATTTCGTGGTCAACGGGCAGAAGATGTGGTGCACCGGCGCCGGTCTCCCGGGTACGCACATCATGACCTACGTCCGTACGACCAAGGGTGACCGCAAGCACGACGGCATCTCCCTGATGCTCATCCCGGCCGACGCACCGGGCGTCGAGCTGCGCCAGGTGCCGACGCTGGCCCGCCACATTCTCGGCACGTATGAGGTGTACTTCACCGACGTCGTGGTGCCGAAGCGCGCGCTCGTCGGCGAGCAGGATCAGGGGTGGAAGGTGATGCTCTCCAATCTCGAGCTCGAGCGTGTCCTGATGAGTGGCGGCTATGTCGGCGTCGCGCAGTCGACGCTCGACGAGACGCTCGAGTACTCCAAGGAGCGAACCGCCTTCGAGCGCCAGATCGGCACCTTCCAGTCGCTCGCCCACGGGATGGCCGACATGCAGGTCGAAGTCGATTCGGCGAGGCTGCTCGCGTACCGTGCGGCCTGGATGCACAGCCGGGGTCTGCCCTGCACCCGCGAGGGCGCGATGGCCAAGCTCAAGGGCTCGGAGACCTATGTCGCCGCCGCTCGGCTCGGCATGCAGATCTGCGCAGGCCACGGATTCTCCACCGAGAGTGTGATGAGTTTCCGCTGGCGCGAGTCGATCGTGGCGCCGATCTCCGGCGGCACCAGCCAGATTCAGCGCAATGGCATCGCCCGAAGCATGGGTCTGAGGAGCTATTGATGGGCGAGCTGCTCGCCGGCAAGATTGCGGTAGTCACCGGCGCCGCCCGGGGCATCGGCCTGGCTGTCGCCACCCGATTTGTCGCTGAGGGTGCAAGGGTCGTCATCGCCGATCTCGACGAGGACGCCGCGACGAAGGCCGCCGCGTCGTTCGCCGAGGGTAGCGTCGTCGCGATGCGCTGCAACGTGACGAGCGAGTCCGATGTCGAGGCGCTTGTCAACGGCACAGTGGCGCGTCTCGGCTCGATCGACGTGATGGTCAACAACGCCGGCGTCACTCGCGACGCCACCATGGCGAAGATGTCGCTCGACGACTTCCGGCTCGTCATGGACGTCCACCTCGTCGGCACCTGGCTCGGCACGAAGGCGGCCGGTGCCGCGATGCGCGAGCAGCAGTCCGGGGCGATTGTGAACATGTCGTCGATCTCCGGCAAGGTCGGCAACTTCGGTCAGACGAACTACAGCGCAGCCAAGGCGGGCATCGTCGGTATGACGAAGGCCTCCGCGAAGGAATTGGCCCGCTACGGGGTGCGGGCGAACGTGATCCAGCCCGGTCTTATCCGTACGGCGATGACCGAGGCCATGCCGCAGAAGGCGTGGGACGCCAAGATGACAGAGATCCCTATGGCACGTGCGGGCGAGCCGGCCGAGGTGGCCGCCGTCGCCGCGTTCCTGTCCAGTGATCTGTCCAGCTATATGACCGGGACCGTGCTCGAGGTCACCGGCGGGAGGTACATGTGAGTGAGTCGCAGCCCACGATCTACAGCAGCACCGATGAGCTGCAGGCCCACGTCGGCGAGTTCCTCGGCAGCAGCGACTGGCTGACGATCGAGCAGGTGCGCATCGACGAGTTCGCCAATGCCACGGGTGACCAGCAATGGATCCATGTCGACCCCGAGCGCGCCAAGGGCGGCCCTTTCGGCGCCACCATCGCGCACGGCTGGCTCACCGCCTCGCTGTTGCCCGTGCTCGTCGGACAGATCTACAAGATCGACGCGAAAATGGCGATCAACGTCGGTACCAACAAGATGCGCTTCACCAACCCGGTCAAGGTCGGCTCCCGCGTCCGCGCCTCCTCGACGCTCGTCGGCGTCGAGAAGAAGGGCCCGGCGGTGCAGCTCACGGTGAGCACCGAGATCGAGATCGAGGGCGAGGAGAAGCCAGCACTGGTGGTCGAGACAGTGGGTAGGTACTTCCTGTGACGACTTCAACGGGCCGTGACGTCGTCATCTGCTCACCCGTGCGCACTCCGGTCGGCCGCTTTGGCGGAATGTTCATGACCCTGAGCGCCACCACGCTCGCCGCGACCGTCATCAAGGGGCTGGTCGAGCGCACCGGGCTGGCGCACCAACGGATCGACGACGTCATCCTCGGCCAGTGCTACCCGAGTGGGGAGTCGCCGGCGATCGGGCGCGTCGCCGCGCTGGATGCGGGTCTCCAGGTGGATGTACCGGGCATCCAGGTCGACCGCCGCTGCGGCTCGGGCCTCCAGGCGGTGATCAACGCGGTCATGCAGGTGCAGACCGGCGCATGCGATGTCGTGCTCGCCGGTGGCGCCGAGAGCATGAGCCAGGTCGAGTTCTACTCGCCCACGCTGCGTTGGGGTCCCAGCGACGAGAAGGTCGAGTTCTACGACCGTCTGGCGCGCGCGCGGGTCACCGCCGGCGGGCAGTTGCACCCGGTGCCGGGTGGCATGCTCGAGACCGCGGAGAACCTCCGTCGCGAGTACAAGATCTCCCGTACAGCGCAGGACCACTTCGCGCTCGGCTCGCATCAGAAGGCCGTCGCCGCTCAGGAGGCCGGTCGGTTCGACGACGAGATCGTGCCGGTCGAGATCACCGATCGGAAGGGCAACCTCACCACGATCACCCGTGACGAGCATCCCCGCGCTGACACGTCGATGGAGACGCTCGGCGCACTGCGCCCGATGCTCGGTCGCCAGGACCCCGAGTCGACCGTGACCGCGGGCAATGCCAGCGGTCAGAACGACGGTGCCTCGATCTGCCTGGTCACCACCCGGGAGATCGCCGACAAGCAAGGTCTCCGGCCGCTGGTCCGCTTGGCGAGCTGGGGTGTGGCCGGCGTCCCGCCGCGCACCATGGGCATCGGCCCCGTGCCGGCGGTCGAAAAGGCGCTCGACCGTCTTGACCTCAAGCTGTCCGACATGGACCTCATCGAACTCAATGAGGCCTTCGCCGCACAGGTGCTCGCCTGCACCGAGGAGTGGAACCTCACGGAATCCGACTTCGAGCGGTTCAATGTCAACGGTTCCGGCATCTCGCTCGGTCACCCGGTCGGTGCGACCGGTGGTCGGATCCTGGCGACACTCGCGCACGAGATGCACCGTCGCGACGCCCGGTATGGCTTGGAGACGATGTGCATCGGCGGAGGCCAGGGCCTCGCCGCGGTTTTCGAGGCCGTGCGAGCGTGACGACCGGAACCATGTATGGCGACAGCGGTGCGCTGCCGCTCGACGGGATCTGCGTGATCGCGCTCGAGCAGGCGGTCAGCGCCCCGTTTGCGACCCGCCATCTCGCGGACATGGGCGCACGCGTGATCAAGGTTGAACGGGTCCCCGAGGGCGACTTCGCCCGCTACTACGACGCCGAGGTCCACGGCATGGCGAGCCACTTCGTGTGGGTCAACCGCAACAAGGAGTCGATCGCGCTCGACTTCAAGGCGCCTGCCGGCCGCGAAATCCTCGACAGCCTGGTCGCCAGCGCCGATGTAGTGGTGCAGAATTTCGCGCCCGGTGTTGCGGAGGCCATGGGCCTCGACGCGGCGAGCCTGCTCGAGCAGCATCCACGGTTGATCGCCGTCGACCTGTCCGGATATGGCACGGGCGGCCCGTACGAGCGTCGCCGCGCGTACGACCTCATCGTCCAGGCCGAGAGCGCCTCGATCGCCACCACAGGTTGGCCCGACAGCCCGGCCAAGCCCGGCATCGCGATCGCTGACCTCGCGGCGGGGCTCTATTCCTACAGCAGCGTGCTCGCGGCGCTCTACGAGCGAGAGCGCACCGGGCTGGGTCGCGCGATCGGGATCAGCCTGATGGACTCGATCGCCGAGTTGATGGGCTACAGCCTCTACTTCACTCAGTTCAGCGGCCGGCGCCACGTCCCGAACGGCATCAGCCACCCGACGCTGTCCCCGTATGAGTCCTTCGATACCGCCGACGGCCGCAAGGTCGTTGTCGCGGTCCAGAACGACCGCGAGTGGGCGCGCCTGGCCACCCGTGTGCTGCAGCGTCCCGACCTCGTCGACGACGAGCGGTTCGCGACGGGGACGGCTCGTACAGCGCACCGCGACGAGGTCCGACGCATCTGTGCCGAGGTCCTGGGTGCAATGGCCACCGACGCCGCCCTGGAACTGCTCGATGGCGCCGGCATCGCCTGCGGCCGGGTCAACTACCCCGAAGAGGTGCTCGCCCATCCACAGCTGGCCGCTCGGGACCGCTGGCGTGAGGTCGACTCGCCGGTCGGGCCGCTGCGCTCGCTGCTGCCGCCGCCAGTCTCCCCGGGCTGGGAGCTGCGGATGGACCGGATCCCCGACATCGGGGAGAACACCGAGTCGATCCTCGCCGAGCTCGGAC
Encoded proteins:
- a CDS encoding SDR family oxidoreductase; its protein translation is MPTAIVTGGTRGIGAAITRRLALDGGHVAAIYRSDDAAAEAFAAAAVAEGLDVSVHRADLGDAGACGRVVAEVVEHHGQVSHLVNNHGILLDARVVDTSVEMWDQILDVNVRAAFLLTQALWSAMETEGYGRVVNIGSVTATSGNGKEAAYGASKAALIGLTRSLARAGAHKGITVNCVVPGVYETDMTNGMSDADQNAIAAMIPARRRGRPEELAHVVAMLLHPDGGYVTGAVLQADGGLGMGA
- a CDS encoding PaaI family thioesterase; its protein translation is MWITEEMPVSEASLRTPAELDHLVEHLRESPVECGLGPQPQPVGPGHLTAHLPLNDLTWLPGGRVSPLVMATGSRDRRPGRGRVGDATVRPRPVIVEPATDDVAQARVILDEAMINNRGSVHGGLLLGIAMRVQDAFLGDGGGQGLTLTARFLRPAVPDFGHLECRTGFVRPGSTFRTVRAQLLRPAGVVVPEATGTGVVPSRTEL
- a CDS encoding acyl-CoA dehydrogenase family protein, whose amino-acid sequence is MDISYPAETDQFREEIRAFLRRELPDGWAGLGALDEDAAKEFTAWWRTRLASVGYLTPSWPTEYGGAGLSRLQQVVLSEELAGAGVPFNGKNDNFSIKMIGNLLLRFGTEEQKSHFLPRIVSGEDRWCQGFSEPGAGSDLAGLRTAARLDGAEWVINGQKVWTSDARTANWMFVLARTEPGSTRHHGISMLLVPVEQPGIDIRPIKMMTGGDNFNEVFFDGARTAAENIVIGPGEGWRAAMALLGLERGDEAATNPIYFKAEVDRLIQLAQERGRSDDPVVRDQLARAYTRGEIMRYLGLRTLTGWLKGEVPGRDSSISKLYWSEHHKTTTDLGVTLLGAEALAPTGRWPIRHYRADDPTAPNTAASWVGTWMTAISGTIYAGTSEVQRNILSEAVLGLPKEPRPS
- a CDS encoding enoyl-CoA hydratase-related protein, with translation MSRVTVSITDGVAEVRLNRPDRRNAVDEGMFVGILEAAAQVRQDPSIRAIVLSGEGAAFCGGMDTSSFDLMRADGRSAEWRPADADETAAEIIDVDGLALGRGQRAVLAWTTMLVPVIAAVQGAAVGLGLQLALGADIRIVTPDATLGAFEIRWGLAPDSCGTQLLPALVGFDHAMELCATGRRVSGEEALSIGLATRLAEDPRAAALELARTIAGRNPEAVASIVRLLRAGRPQLDQAALIAERTEMFANIGSGYQREAVAAAREGRDPVFD
- a CDS encoding AMP-binding protein, with amino-acid sequence MSACSYTPGGDPATDPWWYFPADARKRYDLECRSIPNALRLTAQRHPDLEAIVGEDGRRTFAELEQDMIHAVRGVIALGVRPGDRIAVWAPNCARWVTAALGILGAGGVLVPVNTRFKGEEAAYVLRKSGASALFVVADFLGTDYTAMLQAADPELEVLRPARTIVIDGEVRPQQLSWERFLDDGSTVSEADALAAVDVVTPDSLSDIMFTSGTTGHPKGVQLTHGQSLRAHGGYSKLMGFEPGDRYLIVPPFFHTFGYKAGWMACLVHGVTIIPAQVFDTDGVMQVVERERVTILFGPPTIFQSILDSPKRSSYDLSSIRNVMLSSTVVPADLLVRTQEELRPELIHGGYGLTEATSLVSAAIPGADSIEQIATTVGRPALDIEVRIVDDEGRDVATGEPGELLARGYNIMRGYWEEPERTAEAIDSDGWLRTGDIATMDEQRYIRITDRKKDMILVGGFNVYPAEVERILRRHPDVQDIAVVAAPDARLGEVAVAFVVPRPGTGLTEADFLAWSADQIANFKRPRRAILVDALPRNASMKVLKKELRDRAQ
- a CDS encoding enoyl-CoA hydratase-related protein, producing MTDTIDTDSLVLREVKDGVAVLSFNRPDRANSYSVSMEIEYYRKLDECEADPEVRVIIVTGRGKTFCPGMDSDTLSSQANEGGASTNPHKRVPVTYPRNIRKPVIAAINGACAGIGLIVAMNCDLRFTTTRAKITTSFSQRGIMAEHGLAWILPRVLGPSKALDLLFTSRIVRGEEALRLGLVDRVFEADTFMDETIEFARNLAKLSSPVAMGIIKQQVYEALDSTQEEARVMAIRWWYDTLRGHSDFREGINSFLEKREPDFSPWDPETHRAPAPLPAD
- a CDS encoding NAD(P)H-dependent flavin oxidoreductase; its protein translation is MFSNRITQTFGIEHPIVQGGMQWIGRAELVASVANAGALGMLTALTQPTPADLGAEIERCRTMTDKPFGVNLTVLPSIRPMPHMEFAKQIVDSGVTVVETAGSNPAPFMELFKANGVKIIHKCTSVRHAVKAQAVGVDAVSVDGFECAGHPGEDDVTNLVLIPAARAALDIPIIASGGIADGRGLAASLMLGAEGVNMGTRFMATVEAPLHDNVKQTMVDLTERDTDLILRTLNNTARVARNSVSTDVIRILDQGGIFEDVRELVAGARGRTVYETGDLEAGIWTAGMSVGLVKDIPTCAELVSRVVAEAEQHIAAATAQIAVPV